One Succinispira mobilis DSM 6222 genomic window carries:
- a CDS encoding AraC family transcriptional regulator translates to MSLSERIVCFDEDLGIEAYWFKGLMHKFPNHFHEDYVIGFIESGTRQLSCKNKKYNVGAGDLLLFNPLENHTCCQLDVEPLDYRSINISPEVMRKVVLEITGKSYLPEFASSVAFKSEYLQLLRDFHDMLMEKREEMAKIEALYFLMEQFLREYTNSEPWQCAEISSDIQKVGDFLATKFMERISLDVLSEVAGLNKYTLLRKFTQQCGVTPYQYLETLRVNHAKKLLETGVEPAEAAISAGFTDQSHFTRFFKNFIGLTPKQYQNIFINLGKS, encoded by the coding sequence GTGAGTTTGAGTGAAAGAATTGTCTGTTTTGATGAAGATTTGGGAATTGAAGCTTATTGGTTTAAAGGGTTAATGCATAAATTTCCGAATCATTTTCATGAAGATTACGTAATTGGGTTTATTGAAAGTGGCACAAGACAATTATCTTGTAAAAATAAAAAGTATAATGTTGGTGCTGGCGATTTGCTCTTGTTTAATCCTTTGGAAAATCATACTTGCTGTCAGCTAGACGTAGAACCATTAGATTATCGCTCAATTAACATAAGTCCTGAAGTAATGCGTAAGGTAGTGCTAGAGATTACGGGGAAAAGCTATTTACCAGAGTTTGCTAGCTCGGTAGCTTTTAAAAGTGAATATCTTCAGCTTCTGAGAGATTTCCACGATATGTTGATGGAAAAACGAGAAGAAATGGCTAAAATAGAAGCTCTTTATTTTTTGATGGAACAATTTTTGCGAGAATATACTAATTCAGAGCCTTGGCAATGTGCTGAAATAAGTAGTGATATCCAAAAAGTAGGTGACTTTCTGGCAACTAAATTTATGGAACGGATTAGTTTAGATGTGCTTAGCGAGGTTGCTGGTTTAAACAAGTATACATTACTGCGTAAGTTTACACAGCAATGTGGAGTAACACCTTATCAATATTTAGAAACTTTAAGAGTAAACCATGCTAAAAAACTTTTAGAGACAGGTGTAGAACCAGCTGAGGCAGCAATTAGTGCCGGGTTTACAGATCAGAGTCATTTTACAAGATTTTTCAAAAATTTCATTGGCTTGACGCCTAAACAATATCAAAATATTTTTATTAATCTTGGCAAAAGTTA
- a CDS encoding radical SAM protein, which translates to MDLTNCQLCPRACSVNRESGELGFCGAGAKVKVALASLHQWEEPCLVGENGAGTVFFSHCNLHCVFCQNYEISQQGVGKVISVERLAEIFLELQKRGASTLDLVTPTHYVPQIIDAVVRAKAQGFNLPIVYNSNAYETVATIEALADIVDIFLPDFKYFSSITGKCYAQAIDYPQVAQAAIQQMFKQVGKPVFQGERLIRGVIVRHLVLPSHSQESLAIVQWLWQTFANDVYLSLMNQFTPLYKVANYPKLNRNLTSLEYNKVVKYAEKLGFSNCFIQTKNAAGQEFIPKFDGAGVE; encoded by the coding sequence ATGGATTTAACAAATTGTCAACTTTGCCCAAGAGCATGTTCGGTAAATAGAGAAAGCGGCGAATTAGGGTTTTGTGGTGCAGGCGCCAAGGTTAAAGTGGCTTTAGCAAGTTTGCATCAATGGGAAGAACCGTGTTTAGTGGGGGAAAATGGTGCAGGAACAGTGTTCTTTTCACACTGCAATCTTCATTGTGTATTTTGCCAGAATTATGAAATTAGTCAGCAAGGCGTAGGTAAAGTAATTTCGGTAGAACGCTTGGCCGAAATATTTTTGGAGCTACAAAAGCGTGGCGCTAGTACGTTAGATTTAGTAACACCCACACACTATGTACCACAAATTATAGACGCGGTAGTACGAGCTAAAGCACAAGGGTTTAATTTGCCAATTGTATATAACTCTAATGCCTATGAAACTGTAGCCACGATAGAGGCTTTAGCGGATATAGTAGATATATTTTTGCCGGATTTTAAATATTTTTCGTCCATAACAGGAAAATGCTATGCTCAAGCAATAGATTATCCCCAAGTTGCGCAAGCAGCAATTCAGCAGATGTTTAAGCAAGTAGGTAAGCCTGTTTTTCAAGGAGAACGATTGATTCGTGGGGTCATTGTGCGACATCTAGTACTACCGAGTCATTCGCAAGAGAGTTTGGCTATTGTACAATGGTTGTGGCAAACTTTTGCTAATGATGTATATTTGAGTTTGATGAATCAGTTCACACCTTTATATAAAGTTGCGAACTATCCGAAATTAAATAGAAACTTAACTAGTTTAGAATATAATAAAGTTGTTAAATATGCGGAAAAATTAGGGTTTAGCAATTGTTTTATTCAAACTAAAAATGCTGCGGGGCAAGAATTTATTCCTAAATTTGACGGAGCCGGTGTGGAATAA